The following are encoded in a window of Gossypium raimondii isolate GPD5lz chromosome 13, ASM2569854v1, whole genome shotgun sequence genomic DNA:
- the LOC105781787 gene encoding vascular-related unknown protein 1 — protein sequence MANYPINSSINKSISSKGTSTKTKTSNDSAEESGWTAYFEDYDQQNSHCSSSFSCSVSLVSDVATTVAGAVAGACSSTCDASLKVPMKLGFKKTRTKEICGGDSLEDTATSPVNSPKVRDVKSNNMDPKQREDQIHSSLGKDTTSENYSK from the exons ATGGCAAATTACCCTATTAATTCATCCATAAACAAATCTATTTCTTCCAAAGGAAcatcaacaaaaacaaaaacaagcaACGACTCGGCTGAAGAGAGTGGGTGGACTGCATACTTCGAAGATTATGATCAGCAAAACAGTCACTGCAGTTCTAGTTTTAGTTGTAGCGTTTCTCTGGTCTCGGACGTTGCAACGACCGTGGCCGGCGCCGTTGCTGGTGCTTGCTCTTCAACCTGTGATGCTTCCTTAAAAGTTCCCATGAAACTAGGGTTCAAAAAGACAAGAACTAAAGAGATTTGTGGAGGTGATTCCTTGGAGGATACTGCTACTTCTCCTGTCAATAGTCCCAAg GTTCGCGATgtgaaatcaaataatatggATCCCAAACAGAGGGAAGATCAAATCCATAGCTCTCTG GGGAAGGATACTACGTCAGAGAATTATTCAAAATGA